In Pseudovibrio brasiliensis, the following are encoded in one genomic region:
- a CDS encoding 2-isopropylmalate synthase, with protein MTASAKDQVVIFDTTLRDGEQSPGASMTLEEKLQVAELLDTMGVNIIEAGFPIASQGDFEAVSEIAKRSKDSIIAGLARAIPADIDRAGEAIKLANQGRIHTFVSTSPIHLQFQMNKTEEQVLEIITKTVTQARNLIDDIEWSAMDATRTSIEYLSRCVEAAINAGATTINLPDTVGYATPAEYQSMFEQIIANVPNSDKAVFSVHCHNDLGLAAANSLAGVAGGARQIECTINGLGERAGNAALEEIVMALRTRSDVLPYECSINPAYLTRASKLVSAVSSFPVQYNKAIVGKNAFAHESGIHQDGMLKHAETYEIMRPEDVGVRATSLVMGKHSGRHAFKDKLSELGYELGDNALQEAFRRFKDLADRKKNVYDEDIEALVEDQITIESESVKVIALTVIAGTGGPQKAILTMDVNGKHETREATGDGPVDATFNAIKAIWPHDATMSLYQVHAVTEGTDAQAEVSVRLEDNGKIATGKGADTDTLVASARAYVSALNKLAIRRQRQVNVEDAISV; from the coding sequence ATGACCGCATCCGCTAAAGACCAAGTAGTTATTTTCGACACCACCCTGCGCGACGGAGAACAGTCTCCAGGCGCGTCCATGACATTGGAAGAAAAGCTGCAAGTCGCAGAATTACTTGACACAATGGGCGTTAACATCATTGAGGCTGGCTTCCCGATTGCGTCTCAGGGTGACTTTGAAGCGGTCAGTGAAATCGCCAAACGCTCTAAAGACTCCATCATCGCAGGTCTGGCCCGCGCAATTCCGGCAGACATCGACCGCGCTGGCGAAGCAATTAAGCTGGCAAATCAAGGCCGTATCCATACTTTCGTCTCCACCTCTCCGATCCATCTGCAGTTCCAGATGAACAAGACCGAAGAGCAGGTTCTGGAGATCATCACCAAAACCGTGACACAGGCTCGTAACCTGATCGATGACATCGAGTGGTCCGCCATGGATGCCACCCGTACCTCTATCGAATACCTGAGCCGCTGCGTGGAAGCCGCCATCAACGCAGGCGCAACCACCATTAACCTGCCGGACACCGTTGGCTACGCAACACCTGCTGAATATCAGAGCATGTTCGAGCAGATCATCGCAAACGTGCCGAACTCAGATAAGGCAGTGTTCTCAGTGCATTGTCACAATGACTTGGGTCTGGCCGCTGCAAACTCTCTGGCTGGTGTTGCAGGTGGTGCACGTCAGATCGAATGTACAATCAACGGCTTGGGCGAGCGTGCTGGTAACGCGGCTCTGGAAGAAATCGTCATGGCCCTGCGCACTCGCAGCGATGTGTTGCCGTACGAATGCTCCATCAATCCAGCCTACCTGACCCGCGCTTCCAAGCTGGTTTCCGCCGTTTCTTCCTTTCCCGTCCAGTATAACAAAGCCATCGTAGGTAAGAACGCATTTGCTCACGAGAGCGGCATTCACCAGGACGGCATGTTGAAGCACGCAGAAACCTACGAAATCATGCGTCCGGAAGACGTAGGGGTTCGCGCAACCTCCCTGGTCATGGGCAAGCACTCCGGTCGTCATGCATTCAAAGACAAGCTGTCTGAGTTGGGTTACGAGCTGGGCGACAACGCTCTGCAGGAAGCCTTCCGTCGCTTTAAAGACTTGGCAGACCGTAAGAAAAACGTCTACGACGAGGACATTGAAGCACTGGTGGAAGACCAGATCACCATCGAAAGCGAAAGCGTCAAGGTTATCGCTCTGACCGTGATTGCAGGTACCGGCGGACCTCAGAAAGCCATCCTGACAATGGACGTCAACGGCAAGCACGAAACCCGCGAAGCCACTGGCGACGGCCCTGTCGATGCAACCTTCAATGCCATCAAGGCAATCTGGCCGCACGATGCAACCATGTCCCTCTATCAGGTACATGCAGTGACCGAAGGCACCGATGCGCAGGCTGAGGTATCTGTTCGTCTGGAAGACAACGGCAAGATCGCAACCGGTAAAGGTGCAGACACCGATACACTGGTCGCATCCGCTCGCGCCTACGTTTCTGCACTGAACAAACTGGCTATTCGCCGCCAGCGTCAGGTGAACGTTGAAGACGCAATCAGCGTCTAA
- a CDS encoding PhzF family phenazine biosynthesis protein codes for MARPYALLDVFTDKALAGNPLAVVLDAKALSDSQMQRIACEFNLSETVFVLPPENPAHNASIRIFTPSMELPFAGHPTVGTAVLLAENRFGAPDNDMDMLVLLEEKVGLVRCAVALQKGKATSAEFDVPRLPKPAQKLGDKDVIAAALSLEPNEITFENHKPKAWEAGVPFAFVPVADMDAINRIQPVQKYWDQAFGDIAHNNAFAYCRQTIHVDSAFHARMVYLENGLPREDAATGSAVAAFAGSIAEFDAPLDGTHKYLIEQGFKMGRPSSISLEMEMQSGKIHAHRIGGQAVVLARGELLL; via the coding sequence ATGGCCAGACCTTATGCCCTGCTAGACGTTTTCACTGATAAGGCGCTGGCAGGTAATCCGCTTGCAGTCGTTCTGGACGCAAAAGCACTATCAGACTCTCAGATGCAGCGGATCGCCTGCGAGTTCAATCTCTCTGAAACCGTGTTCGTTCTGCCGCCGGAAAACCCGGCCCACAACGCCTCCATCCGCATCTTCACACCATCCATGGAACTGCCATTCGCTGGTCATCCAACTGTCGGCACCGCAGTGCTGCTGGCTGAAAACCGCTTCGGCGCACCGGATAACGACATGGATATGCTGGTACTGCTGGAAGAGAAAGTCGGTCTGGTTCGCTGCGCTGTCGCCCTGCAAAAAGGCAAAGCCACATCCGCTGAATTTGATGTGCCAAGGCTGCCAAAGCCAGCGCAGAAACTGGGCGACAAAGATGTAATCGCCGCAGCCCTCTCACTGGAACCAAATGAAATCACTTTCGAAAACCACAAGCCGAAAGCGTGGGAAGCTGGTGTTCCATTTGCATTTGTTCCGGTGGCCGACATGGACGCCATCAACCGCATCCAGCCTGTACAAAAGTACTGGGACCAAGCGTTCGGCGACATCGCGCACAACAACGCCTTCGCCTATTGCCGCCAGACCATCCATGTAGACAGCGCCTTCCACGCACGTATGGTATACTTGGAAAACGGCCTGCCTCGGGAAGACGCAGCAACCGGTTCTGCTGTTGCCGCCTTCGCGGGGTCCATTGCCGAGTTTGATGCCCCGCTGGATGGCACACACAAGTATCTCATTGAACAGGGCTTCAAGATGGGCCGCCCCTCGTCCATCTCACTGGAAATGGAAATGCAGTCCGGCAAAATCCACGCGCACCGCATTGGCGGGCAGGCAGTTGTCCTCGCGCGCGGCGAACTGCTGCTTTGA
- a CDS encoding GNAT family N-acetyltransferase yields MTLPILETKRLRARPFTSDDLADLVCLHSNPVVNRYLQPTNVAWDISTVKKRLAGFIETQELMGFSKWHLSTRDGEFVGRAGFSLYEKTAEVEMGYTLHQHYWNQGLGSEIAQALVEWFFENTYYSHLLAFAHPENHASKKVMTRAGFEFRETRMVDGMPCEFYQVLSPSCQKLAVPA; encoded by the coding sequence GTGACACTCCCAATTCTGGAAACCAAACGGCTCCGGGCACGTCCTTTTACCTCTGATGATCTGGCAGATCTAGTTTGCCTCCATAGTAACCCAGTTGTTAACCGGTATCTGCAGCCCACCAATGTGGCCTGGGACATCTCTACCGTGAAAAAGCGGTTGGCTGGTTTCATTGAAACGCAGGAGCTGATGGGCTTCAGTAAGTGGCATCTGTCTACGCGTGATGGTGAGTTTGTTGGACGAGCCGGCTTCTCTCTTTATGAGAAGACCGCGGAAGTCGAGATGGGCTACACCCTGCATCAACACTATTGGAACCAAGGGCTTGGCAGTGAGATTGCGCAGGCGCTTGTGGAGTGGTTCTTTGAGAACACCTACTACTCTCATCTGCTTGCTTTTGCACATCCTGAGAACCATGCTTCCAAGAAGGTGATGACACGTGCTGGCTTTGAATTCCGTGAAACCCGGATGGTCGATGGTATGCCCTGTGAGTTTTATCAAGTGCTGAGCCCAAGCTGTCAGAAGCTGGCTGTTCCTGCCTAA